Proteins from one Thermobifida alba genomic window:
- a CDS encoding phosphoribosyltransferase family protein, whose protein sequence is MSPLPVSLPFPDRTVAGHRLAERVRAVAGAAPVVIALPGGGVAVGAELARVLHAPLDVAVVDRITLPDHPDVELGAVTEDGHVCYDDAALARLRIPRSRLSDAVADARARAAHRREAYRGSRAMPQLTDRDVVVVDDGAATGGTARAALRMVRRHRPARLVLALPVASAEAVESLRAEADRTVTLAVPDHFHSLDRWYRDFGEVAEGRVAALLAEHRDLGESGDSRHRASVSAGGAELAGELVVPSVVRGTVVLASGHGRLTPHNQAIGTVLRAAGYATLLLDLLTPTETGTGTVEVTPGMLGERLTAGVRWVRRTPPVADAPIALLGTGQAAPGALDAAGRQPGEVAAVVTHGGRVDLAGEALTRVRAPTLILVQGADSFVRELAEWTLGQLTAPTALEVVAGAEQLLHRPEEWRRVGVRAAEWFDRHL, encoded by the coding sequence GTGAGTCCACTACCCGTATCGCTTCCCTTCCCCGACCGGACCGTCGCCGGACACCGGCTCGCCGAACGGGTGCGCGCCGTGGCCGGGGCCGCCCCCGTGGTCATCGCACTGCCCGGCGGCGGGGTGGCGGTCGGTGCGGAACTGGCCCGCGTCCTGCACGCCCCGCTCGACGTGGCGGTGGTCGACCGCATCACCCTGCCCGACCATCCCGACGTGGAACTGGGCGCGGTCACCGAGGACGGACACGTCTGCTACGACGACGCCGCACTGGCGCGGCTGCGGATTCCCCGCAGTCGGCTCTCCGACGCGGTGGCCGACGCACGCGCCCGGGCCGCGCACCGCCGCGAGGCCTATCGGGGGTCGCGTGCCATGCCGCAGCTGACCGACCGCGACGTGGTCGTGGTGGACGACGGCGCGGCCACCGGCGGCACCGCCCGCGCGGCGCTGCGGATGGTGCGCCGACACCGGCCGGCACGGCTGGTGCTGGCGCTTCCGGTCGCCTCGGCCGAGGCGGTGGAGAGCCTGCGCGCCGAGGCCGACCGCACCGTGACGCTGGCCGTGCCCGACCACTTCCACTCCCTGGACCGGTGGTACCGGGACTTCGGCGAGGTGGCCGAGGGGAGGGTGGCCGCGCTGCTGGCCGAACACCGGGACCTGGGGGAGAGCGGGGACTCCCGGCACCGGGCGAGCGTCTCGGCGGGCGGTGCCGAACTCGCCGGGGAGCTCGTCGTCCCCTCGGTGGTGCGCGGCACGGTGGTCCTGGCCTCGGGGCACGGCCGCCTCACCCCGCACAACCAGGCGATCGGGACGGTGCTGCGCGCCGCGGGCTACGCGACGCTCCTGCTCGACCTGCTCACCCCGACCGAGACGGGCACCGGCACCGTGGAGGTGACGCCCGGGATGCTGGGGGAGCGGCTGACGGCCGGAGTGCGCTGGGTGCGCCGCACGCCCCCGGTGGCCGACGCGCCGATCGCGCTGCTCGGCACGGGGCAGGCCGCACCGGGAGCGCTGGACGCCGCCGGACGGCAGCCCGGGGAGGTGGCGGCGGTGGTCACCCACGGGGGCCGCGTCGACCTGGCCGGCGAGGCGCTGACCAGGGTGCGCGCGCCCACCCTGATCCTGGTGCAGGGGGCCGACTCCTTCGTGCGCGAACTCGCCGAGTGGACGCTGGGGCAGCTGACCGCGCCCACCGCGCTGGAG
- a CDS encoding GNAT family N-acetyltransferase, giving the protein MIDLSVLRSKPVLVGERVRLVPLAPEHADALYTSLHDPEIRRLTGTHRLPDRAEVEQWCRSRATDDERLDLAILGNPDNRFYGELSLMDIDPYNESAAYRIALSAIEFTGRGLGQEATRLVLRYAFDRLGLHRVWLRVYAFNMRAIAAYRACGFTVEGRLREALLWEGRRHDALVMSVLAGTAPAAGAVNGSLPAERGKQPDQGGW; this is encoded by the coding sequence GTGATCGACCTGAGCGTGCTGCGGAGCAAACCGGTGCTCGTGGGGGAGCGGGTCCGGCTGGTCCCCCTGGCCCCCGAGCACGCCGACGCCCTGTACACCTCGCTCCACGACCCGGAGATCCGGCGGCTCACCGGCACCCACCGCCTCCCCGACCGGGCGGAGGTCGAGCAGTGGTGCCGCAGCCGCGCCACCGACGACGAACGCCTGGACCTGGCCATCCTCGGCAACCCCGACAACCGGTTCTACGGCGAGCTGTCCCTGATGGACATCGACCCGTACAACGAGAGCGCCGCCTACCGCATCGCGCTGTCGGCGATCGAGTTCACCGGGCGCGGCCTGGGCCAGGAGGCCACCCGGCTGGTCCTGCGCTACGCCTTCGACCGCCTCGGCCTGCACCGGGTCTGGCTGCGCGTCTACGCGTTCAACATGCGCGCCATCGCCGCCTACCGCGCCTGCGGTTTCACCGTGGAGGGCAGGCTGCGCGAGGCCCTGCTGTGGGAGGGGCGCCGCCACGACGCGCTGGTCATGTCGGTGCTGGCCGGCACAGCGCCCGCCGCGGGGGCGGTCAACGGTTCTTTACCTGCCGAGCGGGGAAAACAACCGGACCAGGGGGGTTGGTGA
- a CDS encoding phosphoadenylyl-sulfate reductase translates to MVDGAAFAAAAAAELEEASATEIIRWAADTFGDRLCLTSSMADALMVDLVSGVVPGIDVIFLDTGYHFPETLGTRDAVAQTYPVNLITVQPTRTVAEQDRDLGPRLYGRDPNLCCHLRKVEPLQRALEPYDAWLTGLRRDEAVTRRDVGVVQWDARKKKVKVNPIARWTQADVDAYVAERGVLVNPLQYDGYPSIGCAPCTRRVAEGADPRSGRWAGTGKVECGLHV, encoded by the coding sequence ATGGTCGACGGCGCGGCGTTCGCCGCCGCGGCCGCAGCGGAACTGGAGGAGGCCAGCGCCACGGAGATCATCCGGTGGGCCGCCGACACCTTCGGCGACCGGCTGTGCCTGACCTCCTCGATGGCCGACGCCCTCATGGTGGACCTGGTCTCCGGTGTGGTGCCGGGCATCGACGTGATCTTCCTGGACACCGGCTACCACTTCCCCGAGACGCTGGGCACCCGCGACGCGGTCGCGCAGACCTATCCGGTCAACCTGATCACCGTGCAGCCGACGCGCACGGTGGCCGAGCAGGACCGCGACCTGGGGCCCCGGCTGTACGGGCGCGACCCCAACCTCTGCTGCCACCTGCGCAAGGTGGAGCCGCTGCAGCGGGCGCTGGAACCGTACGACGCGTGGCTGACCGGCCTGCGCCGCGACGAGGCGGTGACCCGCCGCGACGTGGGCGTGGTGCAGTGGGACGCCCGCAAGAAGAAGGTCAAGGTCAATCCGATCGCCCGGTGGACGCAGGCCGACGTGGACGCCTACGTGGCCGAGCGCGGGGTGCTGGTCAACCCGTTGCAGTACGACGGGTACCCCTCCATCGGCTGCGCGCCGTGCACCCGGCGCGTCGCCGAGGGCGCCGATCCGCGCAGCGGACGCTGGGCGGGGACGGGGAAGGTCGAATGCGGTCTGCACGTGTGA
- a CDS encoding YihY/virulence factor BrkB family protein, protein MLPKWVNPERVREVVETWPDRHPRSGTAATLVVRTVRSAMRVRILGLAAESAFFSLLSLPALLLGLVGALGRLSSVLGRQTVLEIRAWMLDLAATVLTAETVDAAVEPLVDDFLDGAHGGVLSLSFLVSLWSGSRAMSVFIEAITIAHGLDGMRGYLRRRLLAFVAYLGALLFALVVLPVIVAGPEVVRVLLPAAADYLSLAYWPLVGLLCLVCIVALYTLSVPVRTSPVRQLPGAAAAMLILLLGTVGLRLYLNASVGQADLYGSLTAPIVILIWLYLMAVAVLAGSSLNAEIDAIWPVAVTAQARADLAARRRARAVRLVERHEEALQRLAGDFEPDGEVPGPQTGEEHDGRTPSGTDRACAARQEPAPRSPAGSTAATEQAEPPATETGD, encoded by the coding sequence GTGCTGCCGAAGTGGGTGAACCCGGAACGGGTCCGTGAGGTGGTCGAGACCTGGCCCGACCGCCATCCCCGGTCCGGGACCGCCGCCACGCTCGTCGTGCGCACGGTGCGCTCCGCGATGCGGGTCCGCATCCTGGGCCTGGCCGCCGAGTCCGCGTTCTTCTCCCTGCTGTCCCTGCCCGCCCTGCTGCTCGGCCTGGTCGGCGCGCTGGGCCGCCTCAGCTCGGTCCTCGGCCGCCAGACGGTCCTGGAGATCCGCGCCTGGATGCTGGACCTGGCCGCCACCGTGCTGACCGCCGAGACCGTGGACGCCGCGGTCGAACCCCTGGTGGACGACTTCCTGGACGGCGCCCACGGCGGAGTGCTCTCGCTGAGCTTCCTGGTGTCGCTGTGGTCCGGGTCCCGCGCGATGAGCGTGTTCATCGAGGCCATCACCATCGCCCACGGACTGGACGGGATGCGCGGCTACCTGCGCCGCCGCCTGCTCGCCTTCGTCGCCTACCTGGGGGCGCTGCTGTTCGCGCTGGTCGTGCTGCCGGTCATCGTGGCCGGCCCGGAGGTGGTCCGCGTGCTGCTGCCCGCCGCGGCCGACTACCTGTCCCTGGCCTACTGGCCGCTGGTGGGCCTGCTCTGCCTGGTCTGCATCGTCGCCCTCTACACGCTGAGCGTGCCCGTGCGCACCTCACCGGTGCGCCAACTGCCGGGCGCGGCCGCGGCGATGCTGATCCTGCTGCTCGGCACGGTGGGGTTGCGGCTGTACCTGAACGCCTCGGTCGGACAGGCCGATCTCTACGGATCGCTCACCGCGCCCATCGTCATCCTGATCTGGCTGTACCTGATGGCCGTGGCGGTCCTGGCCGGCTCCTCCCTCAACGCCGAGATCGACGCCATCTGGCCGGTCGCCGTGACCGCCCAGGCCAGGGCCGACCTCGCCGCGCGCCGCCGGGCCAGGGCCGTGCGCCTGGTGGAGCGCCACGAGGAGGCCCTGCAGCGCCTGGCCGGCGACTTCGAACCGGACGGCGAGGTTCCCGGACCGCAGACGGGGGAAGAACACGATGGCCGGACCCCGTCCGGAACCGACCGCGCCTGCGCGGCGCGGCAGGAGCCCGCCCCCCGATCTCCCGCCGGCTCCACGGCTGCGACGGAGCAGGCCGAGCCCCCCGCAACAGAGACAGGAGACTGA
- a CDS encoding HNH endonuclease family protein, giving the protein MPPAPHNGRARIRVAAAAATAALALTGCQALEDVLDVLEEIEADAPSTGAPQSPGTDAEAAEARQRLDAMPIAEPAPRGDYERDEFGSGWIDTDGNGCSTRNDILARDLEDVEFAPDGCKVLSGTLHDPYTGKTIEFTSEDPQAVQIDHVVPLSLAWRMGADGWDRDTRVEFANDPGNLLASDGPANREKSDSGPGEWQPHEGFQCTYAVIYIDVLYRYDLPVSDQDHKGLSTMLDTCA; this is encoded by the coding sequence ATGCCCCCCGCACCACACAACGGCAGAGCGCGTATCCGTGTCGCGGCGGCCGCCGCGACGGCCGCCCTCGCGCTGACCGGCTGTCAGGCCCTGGAGGACGTGCTGGACGTGCTGGAGGAGATCGAGGCGGACGCGCCCTCGACGGGCGCGCCGCAGAGCCCCGGGACGGACGCGGAGGCGGCCGAGGCCAGGCAGCGGCTGGACGCGATGCCGATCGCCGAACCCGCCCCGCGCGGCGACTACGAACGCGACGAGTTCGGCAGCGGATGGATCGACACCGACGGCAACGGCTGCTCCACCCGCAACGACATCCTCGCCCGCGACCTGGAGGACGTGGAGTTCGCCCCCGACGGCTGCAAGGTCCTCTCCGGCACGCTGCACGACCCCTACACCGGCAAGACCATCGAGTTCACCTCCGAGGACCCGCAGGCCGTGCAGATCGACCACGTGGTGCCGCTGTCCCTGGCCTGGCGCATGGGCGCCGACGGCTGGGACCGCGACACGCGCGTGGAGTTCGCCAACGACCCCGGCAACCTGCTGGCCTCCGACGGCCCGGCCAACCGGGAGAAGAGCGACTCCGGCCCCGGCGAGTGGCAGCCCCACGAGGGCTTCCAGTGCACCTACGCCGTCATCTACATCGACGTGCTGTACCGCTACGACCTGCCGGTGTCCGACCAGGACCACAAGGGCCTGTCCACCATGCTCGACACCTGCGCCTGA
- a CDS encoding nitrite/sulfite reductase, with translation MPSAATPTGRPVRKTTRPRRGEGQWALGYREPLNKNEEIKKNDDGLNVRQRIIDIYSKTGFDSIDPADLRGRFRWYGIYTQRAPGIDGGKTAVLEPEELDDRYFMMRVRTDGGQLSVAQLRALAEVSTAYARDTADITDRQNIQLHWVRIEDVPAIWERLESVGLTTTEACGDTPRGMLGCPLAGIAEDEVIDSTPQLRQIAADHIGSPLFSNLPRKFKTAVDGCAVHCTNHEINDVAFVGVIGPDGTPGYDLFVGGGLSTNPMFAQRLGTFVRPDQVSEVWAGVCSVFRDYGYRRLRHRARIKFLVKDWGVEKFREVLEKEYLGYSLPDGPEPVLDPGTRRDHVGVHRQKDGRFYVGFAPRVGRVSGTVLGRIADIAEAHGSDRVRTTADQKLVMLDVTEDRIDSVVAALEAEDLQVNPSVFRRQTMACTGIEYCKLAIVETKNRAMSLIDELERRLPDFGEPLTINLNGCPNACARTQTADIGLKGQLVTDADGNQVEGFQIHLGGGLGLQAGFGRKVRGLRTTAAELPDYVERVARRFTEQKQEGETFAEWVARAEEADLR, from the coding sequence ATGCCGTCCGCAGCAACACCGACCGGCCGTCCCGTCAGGAAGACGACGCGCCCGCGCCGAGGCGAGGGGCAGTGGGCTCTCGGCTACCGCGAGCCGCTCAACAAGAACGAGGAGATCAAGAAGAACGACGACGGGCTGAACGTCCGCCAGCGCATCATCGACATCTACTCCAAGACGGGGTTCGACTCGATCGACCCGGCCGACCTGCGCGGGCGTTTCCGCTGGTACGGCATCTACACCCAGCGCGCCCCGGGCATCGACGGCGGCAAGACCGCGGTGCTGGAGCCCGAGGAGCTCGACGACCGCTACTTCATGATGCGGGTGCGCACCGACGGCGGGCAGCTCAGCGTCGCCCAGCTGCGGGCCCTGGCGGAGGTCTCCACCGCCTACGCGCGCGACACCGCCGACATCACCGACCGGCAGAACATCCAGCTGCACTGGGTGCGCATCGAGGACGTCCCCGCCATCTGGGAGCGGCTGGAGAGCGTGGGCCTGACGACCACGGAGGCCTGCGGCGACACCCCGCGCGGCATGCTGGGCTGTCCGCTGGCCGGGATCGCCGAGGACGAGGTCATCGACTCCACCCCGCAGCTGCGCCAGATCGCCGCCGACCACATCGGCAGCCCGCTCTTCTCCAACCTGCCGCGCAAGTTCAAGACCGCGGTGGACGGCTGCGCGGTGCACTGCACCAACCACGAGATCAACGACGTGGCCTTCGTCGGCGTCATCGGCCCCGACGGCACGCCCGGCTACGACCTGTTCGTCGGCGGCGGCCTGTCCACCAACCCGATGTTCGCCCAGCGGCTCGGCACGTTCGTCCGCCCCGACCAGGTCAGCGAGGTGTGGGCGGGGGTCTGCTCGGTCTTCCGCGACTACGGCTACCGCCGCCTGCGGCACCGCGCCCGCATCAAGTTCCTGGTCAAGGACTGGGGCGTGGAGAAGTTCCGCGAGGTGCTGGAGAAGGAGTACCTGGGCTACTCGCTGCCCGACGGCCCCGAGCCGGTCCTCGACCCGGGCACCCGCCGCGACCACGTGGGCGTGCACCGCCAGAAGGACGGCCGCTTCTACGTGGGCTTCGCCCCCCGAGTGGGCCGGGTCAGCGGTACCGTGCTGGGCCGCATCGCCGACATCGCCGAGGCGCACGGCTCCGACCGGGTCCGCACCACCGCCGACCAGAAGCTGGTGATGCTGGACGTCACCGAGGACCGGATCGACTCGGTCGTGGCCGCGCTGGAGGCCGAGGACCTGCAGGTGAACCCCAGCGTCTTCCGTCGCCAGACGATGGCCTGCACCGGCATCGAGTACTGCAAGCTCGCCATCGTCGAGACCAAGAACCGCGCCATGAGCCTGATCGACGAGCTGGAGCGGCGCCTGCCCGACTTCGGCGAGCCGCTGACCATCAACCTCAACGGCTGCCCGAACGCCTGCGCCCGCACCCAGACCGCCGACATCGGCCTGAAGGGCCAGCTGGTCACCGACGCCGACGGCAACCAGGTGGAGGGCTTCCAGATCCACCTGGGCGGCGGGCTCGGCCTGCAGGCCGGGTTCGGCCGCAAGGTCCGCGGTCTCAGGACCACCGCCGCGGAACTGCCCGACTACGTCGAGCGGGTGGCGCGGCGCTTCACGGAGCAGAAGCAGGAGGGCGAGACCTTCGCGGAGTGGGTGGCGCGTGCCGAGGAGGCGGACCTGCGGTGA
- a CDS encoding MFS transporter: MSDDPLSPGADSAARRARLGVAGLFTVNGLGYPSVVPWLPAIKSHLELSNAALGTAIAAMPLGALLTGMLAGPLIARFGSGRTAVVCSLLSAWTLPVVALAPNWWVLAAALFVIGSADTWSDSAMNVHGLRVQRRYGRSIINTFHAVWSVAAVTGGLVGSVAIGAGLPLLVHLAGVALALTALAVGSSRLLLDGPEHAERADGHGLDGGRTRPAAGALGLLAALGVLLMLAAAVEDAAASWGGVYLRDEIGTAAFLAGLPFVACQTSMTLGRLAGDRLTDAFGAAAVARTGLLLSAAGLAGALLLPNAVTTVVGFGLCGLGVATLFPLTLAAAGEIPGVRSGDGVAAVSWLARLGFLAFPPLVGLVADTASLRVGLALIPVAALAGACLAWSLRPQPAGRA, from the coding sequence TTGTCCGATGATCCGCTGTCCCCTGGGGCCGACTCCGCAGCACGGCGGGCGCGGCTCGGCGTCGCCGGACTGTTCACGGTCAACGGGCTCGGCTACCCCTCCGTGGTGCCGTGGCTGCCCGCGATCAAGAGCCACCTGGAGCTGTCCAACGCCGCCCTGGGCACGGCCATCGCCGCCATGCCGCTGGGCGCGCTGCTGACCGGGATGCTCGCGGGGCCGCTCATCGCCCGGTTCGGCAGCGGACGCACCGCGGTGGTCTGCAGTCTGCTGTCGGCGTGGACGCTGCCGGTGGTCGCGCTGGCGCCGAACTGGTGGGTGCTGGCGGCGGCGCTGTTCGTGATCGGCTCCGCCGACACCTGGTCCGACTCGGCGATGAACGTGCACGGGCTGCGGGTGCAGCGCCGTTACGGCCGCAGCATCATCAACACCTTCCACGCGGTGTGGAGCGTGGCGGCGGTGACGGGCGGCCTGGTGGGGTCGGTGGCGATCGGGGCGGGCCTGCCCCTGCTGGTCCACCTGGCGGGGGTGGCGCTGGCGCTCACCGCGCTCGCGGTGGGCTCGTCGCGGCTGCTGCTGGACGGTCCCGAGCACGCCGAACGCGCCGACGGCCACGGCCTGGACGGCGGTCGGACGCGGCCGGCCGCCGGGGCGCTGGGCCTGCTGGCGGCGCTGGGCGTGCTGCTGATGCTGGCGGCCGCGGTGGAGGACGCGGCGGCCTCGTGGGGAGGGGTCTACCTGCGCGACGAGATCGGCACGGCGGCGTTCCTGGCCGGTCTGCCGTTCGTGGCCTGCCAGACGTCGATGACCCTGGGACGGCTGGCGGGCGACCGGCTGACCGACGCCTTCGGCGCGGCCGCGGTGGCCCGGACGGGGCTGCTGCTGTCGGCGGCGGGCCTGGCCGGCGCGCTGCTGCTGCCCAACGCGGTGACGACCGTCGTCGGCTTCGGTCTGTGCGGGCTGGGGGTGGCCACCCTGTTCCCGCTGACGCTGGCCGCCGCGGGCGAGATCCCGGGGGTGCGCAGCGGCGACGGGGTGGCCGCGGTGTCCTGGCTGGCGCGCCTGGGTTTCCTGGCCTTTCCGCCGCTGGTGGGCCTGGTCGCCGACACGGCCTCGCTGCGGGTCGGCCTGGCCCTGATCCCGGTCGCCGCGCTGGCGGGGGCCTGCCTGGCCTGGAGTCTGCGGCCGCAGCCCGCCGGGCGCGCCTGA